In Nitrospirota bacterium, the sequence AGCCCGTCATCTGCTCGAAGGCCGGGTTCACGTACTGGATGACGCCCGTCGGCGGCGCGGTGATCACCACGGCCTCGACCGCCGACTCGATTGCCGAGACCAGCCGCGCCCGCTCCTCTTCCGCGAGCTTGCGCTCCGTGATATCGCGCGCGATGCCGAAGATCGTGCCGCCCGGATGGCGCTCCGTCGTTATCTTGAACTCCATGTGCCGGTACTCTCCCGACGCTGTCCGGGTCCGCAGCTCGAACAGCGGGAGGACCTCGCCGTTCAGGACCCTGCTGAACATCGCCTGTGCCCGCGAGGTATCTTCGGGATGGACCAGTTCGGTAAAATGCCTGTTGATCCACTCCTCCCGCGCGTATCCGGAGATCCTGTCGAAGGCGGGGCTCAGGGAAGCGATGGCCCCGTCCTGGTTGACGGTGAAGATGATGTCATGGACTCCCTCGATCAGGCTCCGGTAACGCGCCTCCGAATCCCGAAGCGCATCGTAGTTGGTCCGGAGCTCTTCCTCGATCCCGAACCGGTAGACCGCCTCGCCGATGATGAATGCCATGCGTTCGACGAACTCCACGTTCTCGAGCGGCAGCAGGCCGGGACGGTGGTCCGTGAGATGGACGGCGCCGAGGATATGTTCGCGGTATTTGACCGGGATGACGCCGACCGTGGTAAATCCGGACCGCACGCACAGGTCCCGGAAGCCCGCCCGCTCATCAGCGGTTAGACCGCTCATGAACTGCTGGAAGTCATTGCTGTAAAACGATCCGTTGTCCGTCATGACCGGGACGCCCCGCTGCGCGGACAGCCCGGCAATGACCCTGGTGCAGACGCACTGGTCGTTCCCGATGGTCAGCGCGTTCTCCGACCTGAGGAACTCGGTGCTGAAGCCCTCGCTCGCGACATAGGGTATGCAGCCCGACCCGTCCACGAGGCGCACGCCGACCTGGCGGCAGCCGCTCCACGCGCGGATAAGCTCCACGCCCTCCTCGAGATATTCCTTGAGCGAGGTCTTCCGCGTGAACAGCTTGAGCAGGTCGTTCGTGACCCTGAGGCGCTGCTCGGCAATCTTCCGCTCCGTGATGTCATGGACGTAGACGGAAACTCCGTTATCCAGGGGATAGACCCTCACCTCCGCCCAGGCGCCGAAGATGGGAGAAGGGGTTTCGAAGGCGATCGCCGCGTTCTCGCTCAGGACGCGGTTGAACTGCTGCTTGAAATCAGAGCCGGCCTCGGCCGGGCAGACCCCCCAGAAGCTCTTTCCGAGCAGATGGTCGCGGTCCTGCCTGAACAGCCGTGTCGTCTCCGTATTGACATAGGTGAAGCGCCATTCACGGTCCAGCGTGAAGAACGCGTCGGTGATGCTCTCGAGCGTGCTCTGCAGCCGTTCCTTCGTGCGCAGGAGCTCTTCTTCCGCAGCTCTCCGGTCGGCCCGCTCTTTGGTTTCGAGGATCGCGCGCTTGACCGCCGGCCCAAGCTTGTCCAGCCTGTTCTTCAGGACATAATCCGTGGCGCCTTGCCTGACGGCCTCGATTGCCAGGTCCTCGCCGATCTCTCCCGAGACGAAGACGAAGGGCAGATCATATTTCCCCCTGGTCAGTTGCAGCGCTGAAAGCCCGTCGAATCCCGGAAGCGAGTAGTCGGCCAGAATAAAATCGAAGAGGCCCGATTTGAGCGCACCGACATAGGCCTCTTTCGTCTCGACGCGGACGAGGTCGCAGGTGATCCCATACGCTTCGAGCGTGGCCTGGAGCAGCTCGGAGTCGTTCTCGCTGTCCTCGAGGTTCAATATGCGGAGTTTTTCGGTCATAGCTTAAATCCGGACGATCCGGAACAAGAACCCGTTAACCTTAACCACTTTGCATGTCATTCCTGCGAAAGCAGGAATCCAGGGTCTCATAGAAAAGCCACTGGATTCCGGGTCAAGCCCGGAATGACGAACGTGGAGGATAGAGCCATGGACAATGATATTCAGTCCGTTTATGAGACGTTTAATAACTTCGTGCGCGACCTGCTCTTCGTGGTAAATTTTCTTTCTATTCTGGGGAGAAACAGAAAGCAAGTGACTGCCTTATCTGTGTGTCCGCGCAGCGGACCCGTGGTTACGACCTCTTTCTCGCGATGCAGGCCGGCGGCGGCTCGTTGATGGCAGCCCAGAACACGCCGAGCTCCCGCACGGCCTTCATGAACTCGGTAAATTCGATCGGTTTGACCACGTATGCGTTCACTCCGAGCCGGTAGCTCTCAACGAGGTCCCGCTCCTCCCGTGACGAGGTCATCATGACGACGGGGATCATTTTCAGCTTCTCATCGCCTTTTACGGTTCTGAGCACCTCGATCCCGTCCACTTTCGGCATCTTCAGATCGAGCAGCACGACCGCGGGGTGCCCTTCATGCCGTTCCGAAAAACCGTTTCGCCGGTACAGATAATCGAGCGCCTCGACGCCGTCCTTCGCGACGACCACCTCGTTTGCCAGATTATAATCGCATAATGCCGCCAGCGCAAGCTCGACGTCGTTCGGATTGTCCTCGACCAGCAGGATCCGCTTCAGGTCAACCATGGTCAGCCTCCATTCGGAATATCTTGTTTCGGGATAGTAAAATAGAATGTCGCTCCTTCGCCGGGGACCCCTTCGGCCCAGACCTTTCCGCCGTGAAGGTGAACGATGCGCTGCACGTTCGCGAGCCCGATGCCGGTGCCTTCGAAATCCTCCGGCCGGTGCAGCCGCTGGAAGATCGCGAAGAGCTTGTTCTGGTATTTCATATCGAAGCCCACGCCGTTGTCCTTCACTCGGAAAATGCTTTCCCCGTTCTTTTCCTCGGCCGTGATCTCGATCCTTGCCTTTTCGCAGCGGCGGGTGAATTTCAGGGCATTCGACACCAGGTTCGTCCATACCAGCTTCAGGAGGACGGGGTCGGCAAAGACCTCGGGCAGAGACGCGATGGCCCAGTCGATCCCGCGCTCCCGGGTCTCGCTGCCCAGGCTGTAGATCGTCGACCGCACCAGCTCGTTCGTGTCGACCTTCTGCCGGTTGATTCCCATCCTCCCGGTCCGGGAGAATGACAGGAGGTCGTCGATGAGCTTCCCCATCAGCTTCGTGGATTCCGCTATCACACCGAGGTAGTGCTTGTTCTTTTCATCCAGGGTGACCGCGGCATTCTTATGCAACAATTCGACGAACCCGGCGATATGCCTGATGGGAGCCCGCAGATCGTGCGACACGGAATAGCTGAACGTCTCCAGCTCCTTGTTCACTGCCGCGAGTTCCGCGGCCTTCCGCTCCAGGGCCAGCCTCTTTTCCTCCAGATCCCTCTCCGCGCGCTTGCGTTCGTTCACTTCGCGCTGCAGTTCGACGTTCGCCTCCTCTGCACGGGTGCGGGCTATGACGGCGTCTTCCATCAGATTGAGGGTCGCCCGGCGGGAATCGAGCAGAGACTTATTGGCGGCCTGCAGCTCGGTCGTGCGCTCGGCGATGCGCTGTTCGAGCGATTCGTTTGTTCGGCGGATCTCCGCGGTCTGCGCCTCCACGCGCTTCTCCAGTTCGGCGTTCAACTGGCGGAGCGTCTCCCTGACCTGCTTGTGCTCGTGGACCTCCCGTTCAAGCTGCTCATTGGCCCTGGCCAGCTCAGCCGTGCGGCTTGCCACCAGCTCCTGCAGGTTGTCCTGGTACCTGAGCATACCGGCTTCCGCCACCCTGCGTCGGGTGTTTTCCCTCATCAGGAACAGGAAGACTGTGCTCAGGATAATAGCGCTCAGGAGGCCCCCCGCAATGAGCGCCTTTGTGGTGCCGCCCGCGCGAATCTCTTCCGCAGCGATATGTTCCCGCAAAAGACTCTGTTCTTTTGTCCGGGACTCGTCGATCCGCCTGCGGATCTCGTCCATGACGGCCTTGCCCCTGTCCGTGGACACGACAGCGAGCGCGGCCTGGAATCCCCGGGACCTCCGCAGGTCGATCGTCTGCTTCAGCTCGGCCAGTTTATCGCGGACCAGGGGTTCGACGTAGGACAGGTACGGCCGCAGCACCCGGTCGTCCCGGGTCAAATGATCGAGCGAGTCCAGCATCGATCCGATCTGCGTCACTGCCTTGTTATAGTCCTGGAGATATTCTTCTCTTCCGGTGATCAGGTGGCCGCGCTGTCCCGTCTCCGCCTCCTGCAGACCGGAGAGCAGGAGGTCCAGTTCCTGGATGACCGAGCGCGTGTGGGACATCCGGACGTCCGCCTGCGCCTCGGCGGCCATGTTCTGGTGGATCTTCAGGGCGATCACGGCTAATATCGCGAGCGCTAAAATGAATCCCCCTCCGATGAGGAAGCGCTCCAATGCATGCTGACGCAGAACCTTTTGCTCGTCCAGCCGGGCAATTTGTTCTTCCTGAGATGCAGCTCTCAGCCGGGCGCGCCGGTAGAGCTCAGCGACGACGCTCATGAAAACGCCCATGCCCGTGAACAGGGCCAGGCCGACGGCATCCTTGAGATTCTCGATGGCAAACTGCCCTGACGGCGGCAGTATCCAGTGTGCCGTGATCAGCCCCGCGATCGCGGTGGCCGCGAGGCCCGGTCCCAGGCCGGCCAGAAGGCCCACGGACATGACCGTGGGGTAGAACGTGATGTAGGTGGGTAATTGTCCGCTGACAAGCTGCGAGAGCGCCTCGTAGACCAGGAAAGCCGTTGCAACGGCTCCCACGGCAGCAGCATAGCGTATGATCCAGCGGTGCGTGAAGATCACGACTGTCCCTTTTCGAAGTCGAGAGAATAACGAAGCGGCCGGCCGGTCCGGCCGAGCAGCTCATTGACTTCCTTCTTCAATTCGATCATGCGGAGCTCACGGCCGACCATGGCGCTGTTGAGCCGCGTCAGTTCCTCGACCTGCGTCTGTATCTGATCCTGGGCGCGCTTCCGCGCCTCGATATCCTCGATGATGGCGATAAAGTAGCCGGGCTCGCCGTTCAAGTCCCGCACGAGAGATGCGGCCAGGTTGACCCAGACCGGAGAGCCATCCTTCCGGACATAACGCTTGTCCATGGAGAAAGAGGAAATTTCTCCGTCCAGCAGCCTGCGAATATGGAGCAGATCGGCCTCCAGGTCGTCGGGATGCGTAATGGTCTGGAAGGTGAGCTGATGAAGCTCTTCCTGCGGATACCCGGTGATCTCCGCCAGCCTTTGATTGAACCGGACGAATCTCCCGTCAAGCCCGGCGTACACGATGCCGACCGCGGCCTGCTCGAAAATGGTCCTGAGCTGCGCCTCGCTGTCCCGGAGCGCCGTCTCCGCTGCTTTGCGTGCAGTTCCCGTCCGAAGGGTCGTGATCCCATAAGCCAGATCGTCAGCCAGTTCAGTTAGTAATTTCACCTCTTCCTCAGAGAAGGGATCGGCTTCCTTGGAGTAAATGGTGAGCGCTCCGAACACCCTGTCGTCAGCCCATAACGGAAAGACGATCGAGGATGCATAGCCGCGCCTGAGGGCCTCATCGCGCCACGGCGTGAAGACGGGATCGGTCAGCATGTTCCTGCAGACCGCGAGTTCGCCGGTGCGGATGGCCGTGCCCGTGGGGCCCCGGCCCCGTTCGGTGTCCGCCCACGTGATCTGAAGCGTTTCAAGATAGCCTTCCTCGAAGCCTGCGTGCGCAACGGGACGAACTGATCTCGCTTCGTCGTTTTCCGCGTAGCCTATCCAGACCATGCTGAATCCGCAGTCTTCAACGATGATCGTGCACACATCATGCATGAATGACGCTTCGTCTTCGGCGCGGATGACGGCCTCTCTGCTGTTGCTGACGGCCTTCAGCGCCCTGCCTGATTTATGCAGCGCTTCTTCGGCACGCCTACGTTCAGTGATGTCGTGAATAACCGAGAAGAGAAGCGATCTGCCCTGCGTTTCAAAGGGCGTGGAATACACCTCGACCCAGCGGTCGCGGCCGTCGGCGAGGCGGTGGGGGAAGATAAAGTAGTTCCGCCTCTCTTCTGCAGCCGATTTCCGTTCCGAGTCAACATCCTCGCTCGAAAGCTGATTGATGTCCTGAATGCGCATCGCGCGCAATTGCTCGCGGGGATACCCGTAGAACAGGCTGGCGGCAGCATTCGCGTCCACGATGGCCCCCGACTCGGGCTCGATCAGGAGCATCACGGCCTGATGCCGCTCGAACATGCTGCGGAACCGCTCCTCGCTCGCCCGCAGCGAATCGGTCAGGGCTTCCCGCTCCGCCAGCACCCGGGCCAGTTTGAGGGTACCGTAGCTCGCCTTTGACAGGACTCCGGCGAGCTTCCGGAAGAACGCCATGCTCGTGTCCAAATCCGTCCTTCTCAGCCTCGGCACGTCTTCGAGGGCGGCAAGGTACTCTTTTTCATCGAATCCGTACTGCCTGGCCTGCGCCCGGAACAGATCGTAATCCAGCGGCTCGTCCTCGAAGAAGAACTGCCCCATGAAGAGATTGCCCAGCTGCTTGCCGCTCACGACGATCGGCGTGGCCACGTCCCACATGTTGTTCTTGCACTTGTACAGCTTGAACTCTCCCGGGGGCACGCCGGCGGAGAGCTGCAGGTCGCTTTCGGTGCAGTTTCTGCAGGTCTCGGGATGGGCACGGTGGAATTCGGTGCAGATCTTCTGCCAGCCCACGCCGACCAGCATCCTGCCTTTCAGATCGATGATGCTCATGGGCATGTGGGCGAGCTTGTAGAAATCATCCATGAGGGTCTGAACCGAGCCGGTGTCGATGATGTCGGCAAGGTCCAGGTCGCCGATGTCGCCCTCGGGAGAAATGATGCTGTCCAGCTTGCGCCTGACCCTCTCTTCGCTCTCCCGCAGCGCCTCCTGTGCCCTCCTGCGCTCGGTGATGTCGTGTGCGATCTTGGACGCGCCGATCACCTTTCCGCTTGCGTCCCTGATGGCAGAGAATTTCAGGGACACGGGAATGATCGTTCCCTCTTTCCGCATGCGCAGGGTCTCGAAGTTCTCGATATGTTCTCCCTGTTTGATCCTTGCGAGAATTTCGGGGACCTCATCAATATGCCCCGGCGGTATCAGCAGAGAAATAGACTTGCCGATTACCTCCTCCGCCTTGTACCCGAAGATATTCTCCGCTCCCACATTCCACGTCTGAATAATGCCGTTCAGGTCCTTGCCGATGATTGCATCGTCTGCACTCTCAACGATGGCCGCCAGACGGCCCTGTGCCTCTTCCGCCTCTTTCAGCGCAGAGATGTCCGTATTGGTGCCGAACCACCGATGGACCAGGCCGGCCGAATCCTTCAATGGCAGCACACGCGTGAGGAAGGAGCGGAATATCCCGTCGGCTCCACGCAGCGGGAATTCCATATCAAAGGGCTGACCGGTGGCAATCGATGCCTTCCATCGCTCAAGGACCTTCGGCAGGACATCCGGGTCATGTACGCTCTGCCAGCCCCAGCCTTCCATCTGCTCCGGTGTCGTGCCGGTGTACTCATACCAGCGCCGGTTGTACCATGTGATGTAGCCGTCGCCGTTTGCCCACCATGCAAGGTTAGGAATGGAATCAGCCAGGTTGCGGAACTGCTCTT encodes:
- a CDS encoding PAS domain S-box protein, whose protein sequence is MTEKLRILNLEDSENDSELLQATLEAYGITCDLVRVETKEAYVGALKSGLFDFILADYSLPGFDGLSALQLTRGKYDLPFVFVSGEIGEDLAIEAVRQGATDYVLKNRLDKLGPAVKRAILETKERADRRAAEEELLRTKERLQSTLESITDAFFTLDREWRFTYVNTETTRLFRQDRDHLLGKSFWGVCPAEAGSDFKQQFNRVLSENAAIAFETPSPIFGAWAEVRVYPLDNGVSVYVHDITERKIAEQRLRVTNDLLKLFTRKTSLKEYLEEGVELIRAWSGCRQVGVRLVDGSGCIPYVASEGFSTEFLRSENALTIGNDQCVCTRVIAGLSAQRGVPVMTDNGSFYSNDFQQFMSGLTADERAGFRDLCVRSGFTTVGVIPVKYREHILGAVHLTDHRPGLLPLENVEFVERMAFIIGEAVYRFGIEEELRTNYDALRDSEARYRSLIEGVHDIIFTVNQDGAIASLSPAFDRISGYAREEWINRHFTELVHPEDTSRAQAMFSRVLNGEVLPLFELRTRTASGEYRHMEFKITTERHPGGTIFGIARDITERKLAEEERARLVSAIESAVEAVVITAPPTGVIQYVNPAFEQMTGYPKEEAVGRTLHFLESGRHDDAYYTGLRDALTRDGSWKGRLINKKKDGALYFEDCTVSPVRNQAGEIANYVYLKRDVTEKLRLEAIAESVNAMDNIGYIFSGVRHEIGNPINSLNMVLGILREKLDTLPPEAVKTYLGRMAEQVERVEYILRSLKSFNLYETQQPQNVRLLSFMDSFLPLVRSDMEKKGIAIETAFEPGAEWVTADPRALQQVLLNVITNAVDAVDGRQDPAIRISASAPGGMVRIRVEDNGCGIPEDKLANLFKPFYTSKINGTGLGLVIVRKMLSMMKGSIEIESRQGAGTTVVISVPEGLDEGR
- a CDS encoding response regulator, giving the protein MVDLKRILLVEDNPNDVELALAALCDYNLANEVVVAKDGVEALDYLYRRNGFSERHEGHPAVVLLDLKMPKVDGIEVLRTVKGDEKLKMIPVVMMTSSREERDLVESYRLGVNAYVVKPIEFTEFMKAVRELGVFWAAINEPPPACIARKRS
- a CDS encoding CHASE3 domain-containing protein: MIFTHRWIIRYAAAVGAVATAFLVYEALSQLVSGQLPTYITFYPTVMSVGLLAGLGPGLAATAIAGLITAHWILPPSGQFAIENLKDAVGLALFTGMGVFMSVVAELYRRARLRAASQEEQIARLDEQKVLRQHALERFLIGGGFILALAILAVIALKIHQNMAAEAQADVRMSHTRSVIQELDLLLSGLQEAETGQRGHLITGREEYLQDYNKAVTQIGSMLDSLDHLTRDDRVLRPYLSYVEPLVRDKLAELKQTIDLRRSRGFQAALAVVSTDRGKAVMDEIRRRIDESRTKEQSLLREHIAAEEIRAGGTTKALIAGGLLSAIILSTVFLFLMRENTRRRVAEAGMLRYQDNLQELVASRTAELARANEQLEREVHEHKQVRETLRQLNAELEKRVEAQTAEIRRTNESLEQRIAERTTELQAANKSLLDSRRATLNLMEDAVIARTRAEEANVELQREVNERKRAERDLEEKRLALERKAAELAAVNKELETFSYSVSHDLRAPIRHIAGFVELLHKNAAVTLDEKNKHYLGVIAESTKLMGKLIDDLLSFSRTGRMGINRQKVDTNELVRSTIYSLGSETRERGIDWAIASLPEVFADPVLLKLVWTNLVSNALKFTRRCEKARIEITAEEKNGESIFRVKDNGVGFDMKYQNKLFAIFQRLHRPEDFEGTGIGLANVQRIVHLHGGKVWAEGVPGEGATFYFTIPKQDIPNGG